One Archangium violaceum genomic window, GGGCCTGGGGCAACAACGCCTCCGGTCAGCTGGGGGATGGCACCACGACCCGTCGCTCCACGCCCGTGCAGGTGTCGGGGCTGAACGAGGTGGTGGCAGTGAGCGCGGGTTGGTCCTTCTCGTTGGCGGTGCGCTCCAACGGGAGCGTGTGGGCCTGGGGCTACAACGGCTACGGCCTGCTGGGGGATGAATCCACTCCCTACCGCTCCACACCGGCGCAGGTGCCAGGGTTGAGCGGGATCATGGACGTGGCCGCCGGTGCCTACCACGCGCTGGCGTTGCGCTCCGACGGGACCGTATGGGCCTGGGGCAACAACTTCTACGGCCAGCTGGGGGATGGCACCACGACCAATCGCTTCACGCCGAGGCCGGTGCCAGGGCTGAGCGGGGTGGTGGCCGTGGCCGCGGGCTCCCATCACTCACTGGCGTTGCGCTCCGACGGGACCGTGTGGGCCTGGGGCAACAACTCCTCCGGCCAGCTGGGGCATGACACCTCGTCCTATCGCTCCGTGCCGGTGCGGGTGCCAGGGCTGAGCGATGTCGTGGCCGTGATGGGCGGGGGTTCCCACGCGTTGGCGGTGCTCTATGACGGCTCCGTATGGACGTGGGGCTTCAACGCCTACGGCCAATTGGGGGATGGCACCGAGACCAGCCACTCCCTGCCGGTGCGGGTGCCAGGGCTGAGCGCGGATGGGACGTAGCCATGCTGTGTACGAGATGGCCGCGTCAGTAGACGATGCAGTCGAACTTCTCGATGACGGCGCGGAGCTCTTCGGGTGTGGTCTCGAGCAGCCTGGCGGCGGCGGGAGCGTAATAGGTCAGGGCCCTGGTCGTCGGTGGGTTCTTGAGGAGCGTGTCCGGGATGATGTCGCCATGGGCACCCGGCCACTTGACGCTGCGCAGCTCTGGGGCTCGTCCAATGGGGTCCAGGATGGTGAAGCAGGGCCACTTGGGAAAGCGAAGGGTGGCGGGGTCACACCCTATGACGCGGCAGCCATCCAGGCGGGCTTCGGTGAAGTCACAGTCCTCGATGGAGCCGTGCTGATACCACGGCAGACTCATGTATTCAGGCCAGTGGCCGAAGTCGCACCCCGTCAGCCGCCCCTTGAATCGGCAACCCTTGAGAGACGCGGCCACCCAGCTCTGGTAATTCTTCAACTCCTGCTTCACCTCGAAGGTGCAGCCGACGAACCGGGGCTGCTGGAGGCTCAGGCGCCGAGAGGACACCTTCAGCACGAGGGTACAGTCCTTCAGCAGCAGGTTGGGGCCGAGGATGTAGTTCGCCTTGTTGTCCGTCAGCTCCAACCGCTCGTTTTCGATTTCCCGGTCGTTGAAGACGATGTTACCGAGCGAATCCATCGCCGCCCTTTTCTCTTTCAGAAGGTGAGCATCCGGAAGAACTCGCCCGCCATGCGCCTGCCATGGCGCGCCAGATTCGAGTCCGTGCCGGAGAGAATCTCGTACCGGGTGCCCGTTACCGGGTCAATGACGTCGACGCCCTTTCTCAGGCTGAAGTCGTAGAGATGCTGGAACTGCTCTTTCACCTTCACTTGCACGAAACGCCCCCGGGCCTCGCGTTCCAGCAGCCGCGCCAGCCAGTACTCACCGTTCTTCCTGGCCTTTTCGATGGCGGCGATCTCTCTATTCGTGAGCCTATGTGGCCCCCACTCTTTCGCGGCCTGGGTGATGGCTTCCTGGAGCATGTCCCCCACCTTGTCCTCGGAGGGGATATCCGCGGCCGATTTGCCGCGTGGCAGGTGCCAGCGTTGGCCGTCACTGAGTTGCACCTGCCGGTTGCCACCTCGGTGACGGATGACGGTCTCGGAGGCGCGGCCCCCTGGGGCCTGTCCCCCACCACTGCCCGTCCCCTTCTTGAGCAGCACCACGGCCAGGGGGCCCTGTGGTGAGGTGGCCACCGTTTCCACCGCCGCCACGGCCCTGGTCAGGGCCGCCTCCGTCGCGAGCGCCGTCTCCACGACCTCCACGCGTCTCATGACAGCACCGCCGCCCTGCGCGTCGAACTGCGCTCGCGCGAGGTTGAAGCCTGGAAGCGACTTCATCCGAGGCAACACCTGCCCGAGCGTGTGCCCGCCGAGGGTAGCCACGGCGAGAATCAGGGCTCGTGCCGCATCCTCGCCCAGCACCTTGCCGAACTCCTCACCCGCCGCGCGCAGTTCCTCGAAGGTGGTGGCATGGTGCGCTGTGTCAGCCAGGCGGGCCCACCCGTCCATCAGTCCGTACACCGTCTGGAGGCCCAGGTAGCCGATGAGGAGGAGGGTCATGCCGGCCGCCAGGGCCTTGGTCGTCGGCTCGGGCACCACCCACATCATGCAATAGAGGGCCACCATCCAGACGACCATGGAGACGAGCGCTTGTGTGTCCAGCAACTCGCGTCCCAGGGCCTCGTGTGTCTCGTCGAGCACGGTGCCAAGAGACAGAGCCAGGGCCAGCGTGCGCCGGTCATCCGTGCGCAGATAGCTGTCGTCGTCCAGCAGTCCCAGACAGTCGCCACCGCTCTGGTGTGCACACCACCGGAGGTACTTCTCCTTGAGGGCTGCTTCGGCCCGGGGGGTGAGGACAACCGGGCCCTCCTGTCGCTCGGGTATCCAGGTGAGGCCCTCGCCGCGGTAATGCTCCAGTTTCCAGTAGCCCGTCACGGATACCCTGGAGTCCTCAGGTGGCGTGTCCAGGAGGCTGAGAAGCGCGTGGGCGGCCTGCCGTGGCGTCTTCCTCTCCAGCCGCACGTCACGGGAGAGGCGTAGGAAGGCCTGTTGGAACTCGGCCCTGGGAATGGGCACCGGCCGGGTGGCGACGGCACCGGGTTCCATGAAGTCCACCACGTAAACGGTGGCGGACTCGAGGCCGGGTTCAGCCGAGGCGGCCTCACGCGCCTTGGGCGCGGGTGGGGGCGTGAGCGAGCCATACCCGTAACCGACGAGGCGGTTGCCGTGCGGGGCGCTCGTGGTGCAGGCCGACTGGAGGAAGAGGACGAGGAGAAACCAGCCGCCTGGCAGGGGATGCCGCCGAGCGCCAGATGGGCGCGAGCCAACACGAGGGGTGGTCACGGTGCATCTCCAGGCGCGACACGGCGTGCAATCCGTCGCTCCGGAATCACACGGAAGCGCGGGTGCGTCCGTCAAGCCACCGGGTAGGCCGAGGGCTGGAAGATGTAGCGCGTAGGTTGTGAGCCGAACGGAAATGGCCTCGGGCCTGGACTTCGCACGCCGGTGCGGGTGCCAGGGCTGATCGCGGAGGGGAAGTAGGAAAGGTGCTCGAGAACCTGCTTCGCACGCGCTCTCGGAGCACCTTCGACCTCGAGCACCTCCACTTCGAAGGCGTAAGGATCATCGATGTCCAACAGCAGCTGGCGCTGCTCGGGGGTGAGAGCCAGGGCACGGCCCTTATCGCCACGCGCGGTGGGCAAAAGCCCCGGCAGGCCCTGGCGCTTGTAGGCGTAGTACCACCGCTCCAGGGTGGGCACCGAGAAGCCGCGTGTGGCCTGGGCACCTGGAGGGCGGAAACGCTGCTGGCTGAGGGTCAGCAACGCCGCGCGTAACTGCCCCTTCTCCAACTGAGCCTGGGTGAGGGCGCCCAGCACGCCGTGGCGGAACACCGCCACCGCTTCGGCGTGGGACTTGGGGGTGAGGCCTTCCATGTGTGGACTTCTCCCGCGCCCGCCAGTCGTCGGCCTGAAGTGGCCACACGCCGCCCGGCGCGCTTCCCACCCGGCTGGCCAGGGACGCACCCGGGACAGCAGCCTGCGCTCCTCCACCGCCTCCACCCACTTCAGTGGCGTACGCCAACGCCGGGCCGAGGTGGCCCCCACGTGTACCCAGGGGCTGACGCGCTCACGCACCGCCGCCAGCCCAAGCCCCACCACGGCCCACAACGCCAGCGTCCACGCCACCGCCGCCAACGAGTACAGCCTGCGCGTCCACACCTCCCACGGTGCCACCGTGCACGTGGCCCCGCACGCCTGGCAGCGGTAGCGCCGCACCCGCACCTCCACCTGTCTCGGTGTCCCTCCCGGCTCCTCCGGCCCCAACACCTGCCGACTGCGCGTGCCGTGCCCGTGCAGCACCACCCGCCCGCCCACCGGCCGGCTCGCCGCACCACACCCGGGGCACCACCCCGGCCTCACCGCCTCCACGTCCGGTGGCCCCTGCTCCCAACTCTTGACTGGCAGCGCCACCCGGATGATTTCTCGGCTGCTCCGCTTCTCTTTCTCCACTGTCTGCGCGGAGCCCTGGCCCCGCTTTGAGTACGTGGTGCGCTTCCGCCAGCGAATCATCGTCACCAGCGCCCAGGGAGAGCGCCGGAGTGCGGCTGAGTGGGTGCCGACCTCAGGCCACCTGCGCAAGCTCAAAGGCGCACGCGTCACGGCCGATGAGGTGGAAGTCGCCGCGGTGGTATGCGTGAAGAAGAAGGGCATGAAGGAGCCCTGGTGTCTGGCCTCCAGCCTGGGAGAAGCGTCCGGAGCCGAGGTGGTGGCGCTCTACGGCGGGAGATTCACCATCGAGGAGAGTTTCAGGGACGTGAAGGATTTGCGCTTCGGCATGGGCCTGTCCTCCTTCCGAATCGCCCAGACGGACAGGCGTGACAGGCTCCTGCTACTGAGTGCCTTGGCATGTGCCCTGCTGACGCTGCTGGGGGCTGCTGGCGAGAGCCTCGGCATGGAGCGCGACCTCAAAGCCAATACCTCCAAGAAGCGCACCTACTCCCTCTTCCGCCAGGGCTGCATGTACTACCAGGCTCTGCCCAACATGCCCGAAGCCCAGCTGCGGCCTCTCATTGAACGCTTCGCCCAACGCGTCTGCGAGCAGCTCGTTTTCCGTGAAGCCTTTGGCCTTTATGAGGGGATGCCTCAGGGCCAGAGCAGCAGGCGCTGTGGGAGTGACGCACGGCAGAGGGATGCTCTCTCTGGCGGAGCCCAAGGCGACCGGTCGCCTGCGCAGGGGTGGGGTGTGCCTGGAGCGCGACGAGCGGGCCTCCTCGGGGTCCTGCACCGTTCAATACGTGTCGCGCGGCCCTCCTGGACGACCACCTACCCCGGCCCTCGCCCGCAACAGGGCTCCCATGCCGCCTATACTCAGATGAGAGTGATATTGGGTTCATCCAGGAAGGAATTTTCAATGCACCATGTGCTGCGCGCCTCTGTGATGCTAGCGTTTTTCGCGGGCTTGGGTTGTCAACAATCACCTGACCCGTTGCCCTCGAAAACGTCTGGGGCCGGGAACACCGCTCCGCCAGCGCGGGCGTCCAAGCCGGAAGATCCGCGGATCGAGGGGATTCGCGCGAGGTATCAACAAGTTCAGGCCGATCAGGGCCTGAAGAAGAGCGAATTCGACCTGACGTGCAAAGGTGGCGAGGGCAGCGGCAGGGTCCGGCTGTTCGAGAAGAACGGGGCGGTCCAAAAAGCAGAACTAGAGTTCATTCCACCAGGGCACGGCGAAGACTTGTACCTGTTCTTCTATGATCAACGCGAGGTCGTCTTCGCTCTGTATGAGATGAAGACCTGGGAATTCACCAGTGGGGGCACTCCAGATAAACCAGCGACCCGAGACGGTGTGACGCAGGTTCGTTATTATTACCACAACGGCGATTCGATCCGCTGCATCAAGAAGAAAGCGGAGGGCCCCACGGACAAGCTTGATTCTCTGCTGGAGCAGGCGCTCACTGAGCCGGATGACTGTTCCAAGGCGGGTAGAATTCAGAAGCTCGCGGCATCGGCACTGCTTGGTTCGCGGGCGAAAGAGGAGCTGGCAGACCAGCTCTGTCCGTAGAGCCACCCCCTCGGCCAGGCGCGCCGTATCGAGGATGGAGGTGACGAGTTCGTTCATCCGGTCGAGCTGGCGGAGGATCGCCTCGGTGCGCTTCTTCTCCTCGGGGGAGCCTTGCTCCCCTGCTTGCGCAGCAGCAACTGGGCGTTGAGCCGCGCGGAGCTCTGGGGGGTCTTGATCTCATGGGCCACCCAGTTGAGCATCTCTCCGCGCACGGCGCTGCCGGGACGGGCCGCGCGGTCCCCGCGGTCATGGCCACCTCGCGTGGCTCCGAAGCGGGACGCGAGCGCAACACCTTCAGCACTGCGGCTTCGAAGGTGTCGAGATCCACGGGCTTGGAGAGGAAGGCATCGGCCTCTTCCAGCCCGTGGGGGTGCGCGGCGCTCAAGAGCAGGATGGGGACCGTGTTTAAAAGCGGGTCGGCCCGCAGCGTCCGGAGCAGCTCCACCCTCTCCCAGCTCGCTCACGCGCCCATCAACCAGCTTGCGCGTCAACACGGGTGGATTGTCCAGCTCACCGATGCGCCGCTCGACCTGGACAACCCCGCCCACCTGGACGCGCTCAAACGGGCCTACGAGCGCTTCCCGGAGATCGGCGGGCGCTCGGTATCGCCGGTGCCGCCCCCTTGAGGTACACGCCTGCCCATGCCGCCCACCCATGGGGGGCGCGGTAGGGGACCAGGCCTGTTGGCTCTGTGGTGGCGCACATCAGCCGCTGCACTCGATGGCGTCGACGTCGACGAAGTACCCGGACGAGGCCGGATTCTTGGCATCCAGGGTCTTGATCGTCACGTTGAAGTTACCCCTGTACCCCACGTAGTAGCCGCCTGGCACCAGATGGGTCTTCCGCTGAAGGGTCTCCGAGTACCCGTCGTAGGTGCCGATCTTCACACCATTGAGATAGACCTCGAACATGCCGCGATTGTAGGCCTTGGTGTAAAAGAACTGGAAGGCCTGTGAATCCAAGCAGGTGAACGTCGCGACCGAGCCGGGAATCTGCGTCAGGTGGAGCGTCCCGTTGTACGCATCGGAATAGGGACCGCCCGCGAAGAGAGCCCACCCGTTGCTGTAGAGCCAGTACGAGTACGTATCGTCATACACGCCGCCCGCCTGTGCGGCTCCCGCGCCGAGCGTGGCGGAGAGGAGGGTGACACCCAGAACGGTCCGGAGACCCGATTTGAGATTTGAACGCATGTTTGAACCTCGGTGGGAAAAGGGTTTACCGCAATGGGGCGCAACCTGTTTCGCGCCTCACGAATAAAGACGTGATGTCTATTTTTTCTTACCAACCCCCAACGTCAGACGGACGAAGAAACCAGACCGCGCTGGCTCCGGCCGGGCTCCGACTCCTCTGGGGCCCGCTATTTCTTACGTACGAGCTCTCCTCGCTTGTCAGAGCTCGAGTCCGGAGCCCTGAGCTCATTGCTACCAGGCTGTCCTCCCCCACTCCCCGGAGGATTCTCCCCGACCTGGCTGTCCTTGAGGCCACTGCCCACGGGCTTCGGCTTCATCACCGAAGGACGCGGAAGGAAGGAGTCGTCCTGCTTCTGGGAAGCCGATGAGGAAGTCCGTGACGCAGGAGGTGCTTCTGGCATGTGTGTCTCCTGGTGTGAGTCGAGATGCTTCACCAGAAGAGACGGCATCCACGTGATTTCTTACGTGGGCTCATTCGTAGAGCAGGACACCCTCGAGCCACCGCCGACCCTTGCCCTCGGCGAGCCACTGGCGCCGCTCGTCCCTGAGAGCCGAAGCGGGTGAGCTTCCCTGGCGGATCCTCTCCCGGACGGCGTTGAAGAACCCGGCCGCCTCCAGGTCCGGAATTTCCTCGGTGGCGGCCATCACCGCCCGTGCTCCCGCCTGGATGAAGGCCGCGGGCAATCCCGATGGCTCGTGGAGGATGTAGGCGCCGCGCGCAGCCCGGCAGGCGGCCAGCACCACCAGTGGCGCTCCCTCCAGGTGCTGCACCCGGATGTGCCCCGCGCCCAGCTCGTCACTCGAGCCCTCCTTCGCGAGCACGAGATAGGAGAATCGTGACGAAGTGATGATGCCGTGGGTCACCAGATCGATGTCCGTTGCATCCCGCATGGCCGCGAGCACCCGGGAAGGTGTCGCCTCCGTGCCCATGAGCACCCGCCGCTCCTCATCCGGGCCAAAGACCGCGCTCCAGGCGTTGAGCTGCCCCAGGGCCCGCACACGCTCGGGAGAGAGCGCCACGTCCTTCACCACGAGGTGGACACTCCGCCCTACCCGGGGTGAGGGAGCGGGCCCCGCGCGCAGTCTGTAGCTCCAAGCCATGTCCGCTGGTAGCAGGCCCGGCCGATCCATCAGGGGAGGTCGGACGAATGCCTCCACCTTCTCACACCCTTGGAGCGCGGCGAGGGCCTCGCCAGGGACGAAGCCATGGAGGTTCTCCGGCAGCCGGGTCCGGCGCGCTCCTTCGTGGTAGCCCAGGAGCTGCCCCGCGGCCCCCCGGACGATGAGCAGGCTCCGCTCGCTGTCCTCGGTCGCGGCGACCAGACACCGCCCGGGCAGGGGACTGCCCTGCTCCCGGCCGAACAGCTCCAGCGCCGCGCCATGCTCGCCAGCCTTGCCCGCGTCGAAGATGAGCGACGTGAAGGTATAGGCCCTGAGCTTCTGGGCATCCGTGTCCCGGGCCAGGAGGTCACCGGACTCCAGCCCCTGGAGCACCTCCTCGAGCAGAGCGCGGCCCTTCTGGCGATCCCGCTCGATGATGAACCGGCCCAGGGAATGCCGCAGCATCAAGCGCTGGACCTCCGTGGTGCTGGCGGGCGCCTCCGCGATCGCCCGGTGGAGCGCGGCCTCGTCCCCGGGAGCGGGCTTCTGCCGCGAGAGGTCCGCGAGCGCCAGCGTCCCGACGAACGTCAGGGGAAGACCGGTGGCCATCGCCTGATCGAACTCCGCACGTGCCAGATCGAAACGAAGCTCAGTCAGCGCGACGTGCGCCAGGCTCTGGTGGGCGAACCGCTCGTATTCCTTGTTCCCCTGGAATCGAGCGAGGAGCTCCGCGAAACATGCCCGTGCGAGCGGCGCATCGTTCCGGAGCCGCGCGCTCTGTGCGAGGTGGCCCAGCGCGAGAGCCTCCTTCTCCCGGTTGTTCGCCGCGCGGGCCTGCCGCCAGGCCTGCTCCGCGAGCGTCCACGCCTCATCCAGCCGCAACTGCTTGGATTGGATTCCGGCGAGCTCCATCCGGATGAGCTGACAACGATACTCGATGGGCGTGGTGGCGCAGAGCGCGAGGGCCCCCAGGAGCGTCTGCCGGGCCTCCTCCTCCTCCCCTCGCGCCACCTGGGCCGCCGCGCGCTCCTGGGCGGCGAGGAGCCGGAACCAGGGATCCTGGCTGGCCTCGGCCCGAGCCTCGAACGCCTCGAGATGGCTGCCCACGGCCCTGGCGTAGACGAGCACGCCCAGGAGCAGATCATCCTCGGGGGAGCGGAGCAGTTGCGCGATCAACGCCTGGACCCTCTCGGGCGGCAGCGTGCCCTGACGAAGCTCACCATAGGCCCGCGCCAGGGGCGCCCGGCGCGCGAAGTCGCTCGCGGCGATGCGCTCGACGTACCGGGCCAGAACGTTCCCGCCTCCGGCCTGGTGATCGAGCTCTCGTGCCAGGGGTAGGAGTGCCAGGACCTGCTCCCGGGAGGTGCGGGTGCGGACCGCGTCGTAGAAGTACAACCGGAGGATGGGGGCGCGCTCGGCGAGAATCTCGGAGGAGAGCGGTGTGCCGTCCGTGGCGAG contains:
- a CDS encoding RCC1 domain-containing protein; translated protein: MRSSTGLWMNGLLGVWLGVGGVVGCGPANEVPEARAVLDAPLRTQVRIPVAAGEYHSLALHEDGSLWAWGFNSSGQLGDGSGSSYSVQPVRVQGVSGVVSVSAGDNHSLAVLRPEGTVWAWGANYAGQLGDGTELGRSGPVQVRGLSKAVVVVADYDHSLAVRTDGTVWAWGNNASGQLGDGTTTRRSTPVQVSGLNEVVAVSAGWSFSLAVRSNGSVWAWGYNGYGLLGDESTPYRSTPAQVPGLSGIMDVAAGAYHALALRSDGTVWAWGNNFYGQLGDGTTTNRFTPRPVPGLSGVVAVAAGSHHSLALRSDGTVWAWGNNSSGQLGHDTSSYRSVPVRVPGLSDVVAVMGGGSHALAVLYDGSVWTWGFNAYGQLGDGTETSHSLPVRVPGLSADGT
- the sitA5 gene encoding SitA5 family polymorphic toxin, whose product is MTTPRVGSRPSGARRHPLPGGWFLLVLFLQSACTTSAPHGNRLVGYGYGSLTPPPAPKAREAASAEPGLESATVYVVDFMEPGAVATRPVPIPRAEFQQAFLRLSRDVRLERKTPRQAAHALLSLLDTPPEDSRVSVTGYWKLEHYRGEGLTWIPERQEGPVVLTPRAEAALKEKYLRWCAHQSGGDCLGLLDDDSYLRTDDRRTLALALSLGTVLDETHEALGRELLDTQALVSMVVWMVALYCMMWVVPEPTTKALAAGMTLLLIGYLGLQTVYGLMDGWARLADTAHHATTFEELRAAGEEFGKVLGEDAARALILAVATLGGHTLGQVLPRMKSLPGFNLARAQFDAQGGGAVMRRVEVVETALATEAALTRAVAAVETVATSPQGPLAVVLLKKGTGSGGGQAPGGRASETVIRHRGGNRQVQLSDGQRWHLPRGKSAADIPSEDKVGDMLQEAITQAAKEWGPHRLTNREIAAIEKARKNGEYWLARLLEREARGRFVQVKVKEQFQHLYDFSLRKGVDVIDPVTGTRYEILSGTDSNLARHGRRMAGEFFRMLTF
- a CDS encoding transposase family protein; protein product: MIRWRKRTTYSKRGQGSAQTVEKEKRSSREIIRVALPVKSWEQGPPDVEAVRPGWCPGCGAASRPVGGRVVLHGHGTRSRQVLGPEEPGGTPRQVEVRVRRYRCQACGATCTVAPWEVWTRRLYSLAAVAWTLALWAVVGLGLAAVRERVSPWVHVGATSARRWRTPLKWVEAVEERRLLSRVRPWPAGWEARRAACGHFRPTTGGRGRSPHMEGLTPKSHAEAVAVFRHGVLGALTQAQLEKGQLRAALLTLSQQRFRPPGAQATRGFSVPTLERWYYAYKRQGLPGLLPTARGDKGRALALTPEQRQLLLDIDDPYAFEVEVLEVEGAPRARAKQVLEHLSYFPSAISPGTRTGVRSPGPRPFPFGSQPTRYIFQPSAYPVA
- a CDS encoding CHAT domain-containing protein, which encodes MSAPCERIERFADGELAPDEAEAFREHLLDCIRCKVELGNLLQLEMMASRYVEQRPIPLFAPPRRVVSRWRVVALAGAACAALLAVAVFVRSGASWADPWLMREPKRRLEMRLAIAAADHHRPLAARRMGESSQGAQLPLEALAKLERNGDTAGLAAALLARNDKSLVEQALAYLAPLPSTPENETLRATAFLLKGAPEEALRHLDRALDQDPTFPQALWNKALALRELDLLAPSARLFRELAQRGEPGWAEEARQRAEALSAAEQARILRWKAIVSAGQALATDGTPLSSEILAERAPILRLYFYDAVRTRTSREQVLALLPLARELDHQAGGGNVLARYVERIAASDFARRAPLARAYGELRQGTLPPERVQALIAQLLRSPEDDLLLGVLVYARAVGSHLEAFEARAEASQDPWFRLLAAQERAAAQVARGEEEEARQTLLGALALCATTPIEYRCQLIRMELAGIQSKQLRLDEAWTLAEQAWRQARAANNREKEALALGHLAQSARLRNDAPLARACFAELLARFQGNKEYERFAHQSLAHVALTELRFDLARAEFDQAMATGLPLTFVGTLALADLSRQKPAPGDEAALHRAIAEAPASTTEVQRLMLRHSLGRFIIERDRQKGRALLEEVLQGLESGDLLARDTDAQKLRAYTFTSLIFDAGKAGEHGAALELFGREQGSPLPGRCLVAATEDSERSLLIVRGAAGQLLGYHEGARRTRLPENLHGFVPGEALAALQGCEKVEAFVRPPLMDRPGLLPADMAWSYRLRAGPAPSPRVGRSVHLVVKDVALSPERVRALGQLNAWSAVFGPDEERRVLMGTEATPSRVLAAMRDATDIDLVTHGIITSSRFSYLVLAKEGSSDELGAGHIRVQHLEGAPLVVLAACRAARGAYILHEPSGLPAAFIQAGARAVMAATEEIPDLEAAGFFNAVRERIRQGSSPASALRDERRQWLAEGKGRRWLEGVLLYE